In Salvelinus sp. IW2-2015 linkage group LG23, ASM291031v2, whole genome shotgun sequence, a genomic segment contains:
- the sytl2a gene encoding uncharacterized protein sytl2a isoform X2, protein MAKVRDWFSWNLGSSDKPQAQLPQQPXDELVTPVDIITDEMPSDAASKKPSSRVSPKPRRGLLGIFSRWEAREEKIPAPQSPVKEEVVLCEQKELDVTTLNFVNCQSTVNTYSDQQQDLQTCATDKQSAKNEKTSEVRELVLKKEIDQTQQEPQGSACGVDTLLDQFSNLKSFWEREIGPKILLSKLSTDTMRCEVLVSAGDTCDQKMHDFAKAETVEASSSFQNIQLDLDTSGMRKSNIFGAISNNSNDSHMLINHPISQKVETSEQCNIDHSAALSYDEKSSSSVESNYMLKTSGDNGTFRDKSILISEDNSSSSVGLTVPSQTVQPDEKVDIPLHVSPPSPRTSRQGRVPVPLVRCSLSQQESRKAKINNLKSFWEKENSGPRVIVGKPKEALDSQTHPFSETSPVHHSIATSQSSLRTIETDLGKXDCDKQSSSLYGVKASASDLSMTERIEKGFIKRSSNSSLPSSHCSVGHVDSINQQDSCKMETGPTLYQERPLSPKTPLPRSEIPKWKDKTDDELKRSPSKTCHPKALPRGSSSFQGARCDSSPFKSFSIDIASPTREHQDDPERATPVVKQRKGLSREAMQSGSESTKHTLGITSTSPQFRSEEKAQDRLTLSRRGSAQSSLTSMMSPLSPTRSLPFPVRRTSLGNLSVQEGSPHWSSMPNHGDPHIRRAFEAGKIGQQPINRDPGERKLSGASEVSETYLRLARSFIPQSNQHYLGLPERTHIPQFILDKVGNGHLSPTVPTPLLLSMRSSEGSPSWISPRSMENVDSRLSRGSMPEIWSQSRASSSCHGENSSPIRLELKQMSSRPLSRSLEDVLSPPKREERSIIDQRSEXNLNVDDVPEQMKNMTKSVSVLQDEKDGRDSDSTSVKSLNFSWKKRMGSSLTNLSLSSDMASMSSVSGSVASIYSGVDGDVEVKGTIRFAMNYVQKLGEFHIFVVHCRDLAVAEPKKNRSDPYVKCYLLPDKAKMGKRKASVKKKTLNPTYNEILRFKVAMETLKTQALNVSVWHNDNFGRNSFLGEVDLDLSEWDFSNTQMNDYALNARISTQSLSPSHSQSIDHRGEMRIGLRFLPQISYSKRSSKTETGEVQIWVKDCKNLPAIRGAIIDPFVKCTVLPETSKKSRQKTRVVKKTANPMFNHTMVYDDFLPDDLREACVEVTVWDHDRLTNHFIGGLRLGLGTGKSYGLEVDWMDSTSEEASLWERMMHSHNEWVEDVIPLRMLIMARGLSK, encoded by the exons ATGGCTAAGGTTCGAGACTGGTTCAGCTGGAACCTGGGAAGCAGTGACAAGCCACAGGCACAGCTCCCCCAACAACCMAGWGATGAACTAGTGACTCCTGTCGACATCATCACAGATGAGATGCCAAGTGATGCTGCCTCTAAGAAGCCATCTAGTCGTGTGTCTCCAAAGCCTCGGAGAGGGCTCCTAGGGATATTTAGTAGATGGGAAGCAAGAGAAGAGAAAATCCCTGCACCGCAAAGCCCAGTTAAAGAGGAGGTGGTCCTCTGTGAACAGAAAGAGCTTGACGTCACCACCCTGAACTTCGTCAACTGCCAGTCCACTGTGAATACTTATTCTGACCAGCAGCAAGATCTGCAAACATGTGCTACTGACAAACAGTCAGCTAAAAATGAGAAGACATCGGAGGTTAGAGAACTAGTGCTTAAAAAAGAAATAGACCAAACTCAACAGGAGCCACAGGGGAGTGCATGTGGAGTAGATACGTTACTAGATCAATTCTCCAACTTGAAATCATTTTGGGAAAGAGAAATTGGCCCTAAAATACTGCTCAGTAAACTAAGCACTGATACAATGAGGTGTGAAGTACTTGTCAGTGCTGGGGATACTTGTGACCAAAAAATGCATGATTTTGCCAAGGCTGAGACTGTTGAAGCATCATCATCTTTTCAAAATATTCAGCTTGACCTCGACACTAGTGGCATGAGAAAGTCCAATATCTTTGGAGCAATAAGCAATAATAGTAATGACTCACATATGCTGATTAACCATCCCATCTCCCAAAAGGTGGAAACCTCAGAGCAGTGTAACATAGACCACAGTGCTGCTCTATCATATGACGAAAAGTCCTCATCTTCCGTTGAAAGCAACTACATGTTAAAAACATCAGGTGACAATGGTACATTCAGGGATAAATCCATCCTTATCTCTGAAGATAATTCCAGTTCATCTGTGGGGTTGACAGTGCCTTCTCAGACAGTCCAGCCAGATGAGAAGGTGGACATTCCTTTACATGTCTCTCCACCCAGTCCCCGCACAAGCCGGCAGGGGCGTGTCCCAGTGCCCCTTGTTAGATGTTCCCTCAGTCAACAGGAAAGCAGGAAGGCCAAGATTAATAACCTCAAGTCCTTCTGGGAGAAGGAGAATAGTGGACCAAGGGTCATTGTTGGCAAACCAAAGGAGGCTTTAGATAGTCAAACCCATCCATTTTCAGAAACATCTCCAGTCCACCACTCAATTGCCACTTCTCAGTCTAGTCTAAGAACAATTGAAACTGACCTAGGGAAGRGTGACTGTGACAAGCAAAGCTCTTCCTTATACGGGGTTAAGGCCAGCGCCTCCGACTTGTCCATGACTGAAAGAATAGAAAAGGGTTTCATCAAGCGGAGTTCAAACTCATCACTGCCGAGTAGTCACTGTAGTGTTGGTCATGTTGATTCTATAAATCAGCAAGATTCATGTAAGATGGAAACAGGGCCAACCCTGTATCAAGAAAGACCCTTAAGTCCTAAAACACCTCTGCCTAGATCTGAAATTCCAAAGTGGAAAGACAAAACTGACGATGAACTGAAGAGAAGTCCTTCAAAGACCTGTCATCCAAAAGCTCTGCCCAGAGGTTCATCCAGTTTCCAAGGAGCCAGGTGTGATAGTTCTCCATTTAAATCCTTCTCCATAGACATTGCCTCACCCACAAGGGAGCATCAGGATGATCCAGAGAGAGCAACACCAGTGGTTAAACAGAGAAAAGGACTCTCACGTGAAGCAATGCAGTCAGGATCAGAGTCCACCAAACATACCCTAGGAATCACGTCTACCTCTCCACAGTTTAGATCTGAAGAGAAGGCGCAGGATCGCCTGACCTTGTCACGTAGAGGCTCGGCACAGAGCTCACTAACTTCTATGATGTCCCCGCTATCACCTACTAGGTCGCTCCCTTTCCCCGTCAGAAGGACCAGTTTAGGGAACCTAAGTGTACAGGAGGGCAGTCCTCACTGGTCCTCTATGCCAAATCATGGGGACCCGCATATAAGAAGAGCCTTTGAAGCTGGCAAGATTGGTCAACAGCCCATCAATAGGGATCCTGGTGAAAGAAAGCTTTCGGGAGCATCTGAAGTCTCTGAAACATATCTCCGCCTTGCAAGGTCTTTCATTCCCCAGAGCAATCAGCATTATTTGGGGCTCCCTGAGCGGACACACATCCCTCAGTTTATCTTAGATAAAGTGGGGAATGGCCATCTGAGTCCCACTGTCCCCACTCCATTGCTCCTGAGCATGAGAAGCAGTGAGGGGAGTCCATCTTGGATCAGTCCTAGGTCCATGGAGAATGTCGACAGTCGCTTATCCAGAGGAAGCATGCCTGAGATCTGGTCTCAATCTCGGGCAAGTTCAAGCT GTCATGGTGAGAACTCAAGCCCAATCAGGTTAGAGTTGAAACAAATGTCTTCAAGACCCTTATCCAGAAGTCTGGARGACGTTTTATCACCACCAAAAC gagaagagagaagtatAATTGACCAAAGAAGTGAAATKAATCTAAATGTGGATGATG tCCCGGAGCAGATGAAGAATATGACCAAGTCGGTGTCTGTTTTGCAGGATGAG AAGGATGGCAGAGACAGTGACAGCACCTCAGTGAAAAGTCTCAACTTCAGCTGGAAAAAGCGGATGGGCAGTTCCCTCACTAACCTTAGCCTCTCCTCTGACATGGCGTCCATGTCCTCT GTGAGCGGCAGTGTGGCAAGCATCTACAGTGGAGTAGATGGGGATGTGGAAGTGAAGGGAACAATCCGGTTTGCCATGAATTATGTCCAGAAGCTCGGGGAGTTCCACATCTTTGTTGTCCACTGCAGAGATCTTGCCGTGGCAGAACCCAAGAAGAACCGTTCTGATCC ATATGTGAAATGTTACCTCTTACCGGACAAAGCGAARATGGGAAAGAGAAAAGCCAGTGTGAAAAAGAAGACCTTGAACCCCACTTACAATGAGATCCTTAGg TTTAAAGTTGCCATGGAGACCCTCAAGACTCAAGCACTTAATGTCTCCGTGTGGCACAACGACAACTTTGGACGGAACAGCTTCCTTGGCGAGGTGGACTTGGATTTGTCTGAATGGGACTTTAGCAACACGCAGATGAATGATTATGCTTTGAATGCAAGG ATCTCGacacagtctctcagtccctctcaCTCCCAATCTATTGACcatagaggagagatgagaatagGATTGCGTTTCCTGCCACAGATCTCCTACA GTAAGAGGTCATCCAAAACGGAGACGGGTGAGGTGCAGATTTGGGTGAAAGACTGCAAGAACCTGCCTGCTATCAGGGGTGCGATCATTGACCCCTTCGTGAAATG CACCGTGCTTCCAGAGACGAGCAAGAAAAGCCGACAGAAGACTCGGGTGGTGAAGAAGACGGCCAACCCCATGTTCAATCACACCATGGTCTACGATGACTTTCTGCCGGACGACCTACGAGAGGCCTGCGTTGAAGTCACAGTGTGGGATCACGACCGGCTCACTAACCATTTCATTGGGGGCTTAAGGCTGGGCCTTGGAACAG GTAAAAGTTATGGGTTAGAGGTGGATTGGATGGATTCAACCTCTGAAGAAGCAAGTTTATGGGAGAGAATGATGCATTCTCACAATGAATGGGTTGAGGATGTTATACCCTTGAGAATGTTGATAATGGCAAGAGGTTTATCAAAATAA
- the sytl2a gene encoding uncharacterized protein sytl2a isoform X1 translates to MAKVRDWFSWNLGSSDKPQAQLPQQPXDELVTPVDIITDEMPSDAASKKPSSRVSPKPRRGLLGIFSRWEAREEKIPAPQSPVKEEVVLCEQKELDVTTLNFVNCQSTVNTYSDQQQDLQTCATDKQSAKNEKTSEVRELVLKKEIDQTQQEPQGSACGVDTLLDQFSNLKSFWEREIGPKILLSKLSTDTMRCEVLVSAGDTCDQKMHDFAKAETVEASSSFQNIQLDLDTSGMRKSNIFGAISNNSNDSHMLINHPISQKVETSEQCNIDHSAALSYDEKSSSSVESNYMLKTSGDNGTFRDKSILISEDNSSSSVGLTVPSQTVQPDEKVDIPLHVSPPSPRTSRQGRVPVPLVRCSLSQQESRKAKINNLKSFWEKENSGPRVIVGKPKEALDSQTHPFSETSPVHHSIATSQSSLRTIETDLGKXDCDKQSSSLYGVKASASDLSMTERIEKGFIKRSSNSSLPSSHCSVGHVDSINQQDSCKMETGPTLYQERPLSPKTPLPRSEIPKWKDKTDDELKRSPSKTCHPKALPRGSSSFQGARCDSSPFKSFSIDIASPTREHQDDPERATPVVKQRKGLSREAMQSGSESTKHTLGITSTSPQFRSEEKAQDRLTLSRRGSAQSSLTSMMSPLSPTRSLPFPVRRTSLGNLSVQEGSPHWSSMPNHGDPHIRRAFEAGKIGQQPINRDPGERKLSGASEVSETYLRLARSFIPQSNQHYLGLPERTHIPQFILDKVGNGHLSPTVPTPLLLSMRSSEGSPSWISPRSMENVDSRLSRGSMPEIWSQSRASSSCHGENSSPIRLELKQMSSRPLSRSLEDVLSPPKREERSIIDQRSEXNLNVDDVFAVPPSSLLPLRLPPPSPSSLSVPEQMKNMTKSVSVLQDEKDGRDSDSTSVKSLNFSWKKRMGSSLTNLSLSSDMASMSSVSGSVASIYSGVDGDVEVKGTIRFAMNYVQKLGEFHIFVVHCRDLAVAEPKKNRSDPYVKCYLLPDKAKMGKRKASVKKKTLNPTYNEILRFKVAMETLKTQALNVSVWHNDNFGRNSFLGEVDLDLSEWDFSNTQMNDYALNARISTQSLSPSHSQSIDHRGEMRIGLRFLPQISYSKRSSKTETGEVQIWVKDCKNLPAIRGAIIDPFVKCTVLPETSKKSRQKTRVVKKTANPMFNHTMVYDDFLPDDLREACVEVTVWDHDRLTNHFIGGLRLGLGTGKSYGLEVDWMDSTSEEASLWERMMHSHNEWVEDVIPLRMLIMARGLSK, encoded by the exons ATGGCTAAGGTTCGAGACTGGTTCAGCTGGAACCTGGGAAGCAGTGACAAGCCACAGGCACAGCTCCCCCAACAACCMAGWGATGAACTAGTGACTCCTGTCGACATCATCACAGATGAGATGCCAAGTGATGCTGCCTCTAAGAAGCCATCTAGTCGTGTGTCTCCAAAGCCTCGGAGAGGGCTCCTAGGGATATTTAGTAGATGGGAAGCAAGAGAAGAGAAAATCCCTGCACCGCAAAGCCCAGTTAAAGAGGAGGTGGTCCTCTGTGAACAGAAAGAGCTTGACGTCACCACCCTGAACTTCGTCAACTGCCAGTCCACTGTGAATACTTATTCTGACCAGCAGCAAGATCTGCAAACATGTGCTACTGACAAACAGTCAGCTAAAAATGAGAAGACATCGGAGGTTAGAGAACTAGTGCTTAAAAAAGAAATAGACCAAACTCAACAGGAGCCACAGGGGAGTGCATGTGGAGTAGATACGTTACTAGATCAATTCTCCAACTTGAAATCATTTTGGGAAAGAGAAATTGGCCCTAAAATACTGCTCAGTAAACTAAGCACTGATACAATGAGGTGTGAAGTACTTGTCAGTGCTGGGGATACTTGTGACCAAAAAATGCATGATTTTGCCAAGGCTGAGACTGTTGAAGCATCATCATCTTTTCAAAATATTCAGCTTGACCTCGACACTAGTGGCATGAGAAAGTCCAATATCTTTGGAGCAATAAGCAATAATAGTAATGACTCACATATGCTGATTAACCATCCCATCTCCCAAAAGGTGGAAACCTCAGAGCAGTGTAACATAGACCACAGTGCTGCTCTATCATATGACGAAAAGTCCTCATCTTCCGTTGAAAGCAACTACATGTTAAAAACATCAGGTGACAATGGTACATTCAGGGATAAATCCATCCTTATCTCTGAAGATAATTCCAGTTCATCTGTGGGGTTGACAGTGCCTTCTCAGACAGTCCAGCCAGATGAGAAGGTGGACATTCCTTTACATGTCTCTCCACCCAGTCCCCGCACAAGCCGGCAGGGGCGTGTCCCAGTGCCCCTTGTTAGATGTTCCCTCAGTCAACAGGAAAGCAGGAAGGCCAAGATTAATAACCTCAAGTCCTTCTGGGAGAAGGAGAATAGTGGACCAAGGGTCATTGTTGGCAAACCAAAGGAGGCTTTAGATAGTCAAACCCATCCATTTTCAGAAACATCTCCAGTCCACCACTCAATTGCCACTTCTCAGTCTAGTCTAAGAACAATTGAAACTGACCTAGGGAAGRGTGACTGTGACAAGCAAAGCTCTTCCTTATACGGGGTTAAGGCCAGCGCCTCCGACTTGTCCATGACTGAAAGAATAGAAAAGGGTTTCATCAAGCGGAGTTCAAACTCATCACTGCCGAGTAGTCACTGTAGTGTTGGTCATGTTGATTCTATAAATCAGCAAGATTCATGTAAGATGGAAACAGGGCCAACCCTGTATCAAGAAAGACCCTTAAGTCCTAAAACACCTCTGCCTAGATCTGAAATTCCAAAGTGGAAAGACAAAACTGACGATGAACTGAAGAGAAGTCCTTCAAAGACCTGTCATCCAAAAGCTCTGCCCAGAGGTTCATCCAGTTTCCAAGGAGCCAGGTGTGATAGTTCTCCATTTAAATCCTTCTCCATAGACATTGCCTCACCCACAAGGGAGCATCAGGATGATCCAGAGAGAGCAACACCAGTGGTTAAACAGAGAAAAGGACTCTCACGTGAAGCAATGCAGTCAGGATCAGAGTCCACCAAACATACCCTAGGAATCACGTCTACCTCTCCACAGTTTAGATCTGAAGAGAAGGCGCAGGATCGCCTGACCTTGTCACGTAGAGGCTCGGCACAGAGCTCACTAACTTCTATGATGTCCCCGCTATCACCTACTAGGTCGCTCCCTTTCCCCGTCAGAAGGACCAGTTTAGGGAACCTAAGTGTACAGGAGGGCAGTCCTCACTGGTCCTCTATGCCAAATCATGGGGACCCGCATATAAGAAGAGCCTTTGAAGCTGGCAAGATTGGTCAACAGCCCATCAATAGGGATCCTGGTGAAAGAAAGCTTTCGGGAGCATCTGAAGTCTCTGAAACATATCTCCGCCTTGCAAGGTCTTTCATTCCCCAGAGCAATCAGCATTATTTGGGGCTCCCTGAGCGGACACACATCCCTCAGTTTATCTTAGATAAAGTGGGGAATGGCCATCTGAGTCCCACTGTCCCCACTCCATTGCTCCTGAGCATGAGAAGCAGTGAGGGGAGTCCATCTTGGATCAGTCCTAGGTCCATGGAGAATGTCGACAGTCGCTTATCCAGAGGAAGCATGCCTGAGATCTGGTCTCAATCTCGGGCAAGTTCAAGCT GTCATGGTGAGAACTCAAGCCCAATCAGGTTAGAGTTGAAACAAATGTCTTCAAGACCCTTATCCAGAAGTCTGGARGACGTTTTATCACCACCAAAAC gagaagagagaagtatAATTGACCAAAGAAGTGAAATKAATCTAAATGTGGATGATG TTTTTGCagtgcctccctcctccctccttcctctccgtctccctcctccctctccctcctccctttcagtCCCGGAGCAGATGAAGAATATGACCAAGTCGGTGTCTGTTTTGCAGGATGAG AAGGATGGCAGAGACAGTGACAGCACCTCAGTGAAAAGTCTCAACTTCAGCTGGAAAAAGCGGATGGGCAGTTCCCTCACTAACCTTAGCCTCTCCTCTGACATGGCGTCCATGTCCTCT GTGAGCGGCAGTGTGGCAAGCATCTACAGTGGAGTAGATGGGGATGTGGAAGTGAAGGGAACAATCCGGTTTGCCATGAATTATGTCCAGAAGCTCGGGGAGTTCCACATCTTTGTTGTCCACTGCAGAGATCTTGCCGTGGCAGAACCCAAGAAGAACCGTTCTGATCC ATATGTGAAATGTTACCTCTTACCGGACAAAGCGAARATGGGAAAGAGAAAAGCCAGTGTGAAAAAGAAGACCTTGAACCCCACTTACAATGAGATCCTTAGg TTTAAAGTTGCCATGGAGACCCTCAAGACTCAAGCACTTAATGTCTCCGTGTGGCACAACGACAACTTTGGACGGAACAGCTTCCTTGGCGAGGTGGACTTGGATTTGTCTGAATGGGACTTTAGCAACACGCAGATGAATGATTATGCTTTGAATGCAAGG ATCTCGacacagtctctcagtccctctcaCTCCCAATCTATTGACcatagaggagagatgagaatagGATTGCGTTTCCTGCCACAGATCTCCTACA GTAAGAGGTCATCCAAAACGGAGACGGGTGAGGTGCAGATTTGGGTGAAAGACTGCAAGAACCTGCCTGCTATCAGGGGTGCGATCATTGACCCCTTCGTGAAATG CACCGTGCTTCCAGAGACGAGCAAGAAAAGCCGACAGAAGACTCGGGTGGTGAAGAAGACGGCCAACCCCATGTTCAATCACACCATGGTCTACGATGACTTTCTGCCGGACGACCTACGAGAGGCCTGCGTTGAAGTCACAGTGTGGGATCACGACCGGCTCACTAACCATTTCATTGGGGGCTTAAGGCTGGGCCTTGGAACAG GTAAAAGTTATGGGTTAGAGGTGGATTGGATGGATTCAACCTCTGAAGAAGCAAGTTTATGGGAGAGAATGATGCATTCTCACAATGAATGGGTTGAGGATGTTATACCCTTGAGAATGTTGATAATGGCAAGAGGTTTATCAAAATAA
- the sytl2a gene encoding synaptotagmin-like protein 2 isoform X3 — protein sequence MAKVRDWFSWNLGSSDKPQAQLPQQPXDELVTPVDIITDEMPSDAASKKPSSRVSPKPRRGLLGIFSRWEAREEKIPAPQSPVKEEVVLCEQKELDVTTLNFVNCQSTVNTYSDQQQDLQTCATDKQSAKNEKTSEVRELVLKKEIDQTQQEPQGSACGVDTLLDQFSNLKSFWEREIGPKILLSKLSTDTMRCEVLVSAGDTCDQKMHDFAKAETVEASSSFQNIQLDLDTSGMRKSNIFGAISNNSNDSHMLINHPISQKVETSEQCNIDHSAALSYDEKSSSSVESNYMLKTSGDNGTFRDKSILISEDNSSSSVGLTVPSQTVQPDEKVDIPLHVSPPSPRTSRQGRVPVPLVRCSLSQQESRKAKINNLKSFWEKENSGPRVIVGKPKEALDSQTHPFSETSPVHHSIATSQSSLRTIETDLGKXDCDKQSSSLYGVKASASDLSMTERIEKGFIKRSSNSSLPSSHCSVGHVDSINQQDSCKMETGPTLYQERPLSPKTPLPRSEIPKWKDKTDDELKRSPSKTCHPKALPRGSSSFQGARCDSSPFKSFSIDIASPTREHQDDPERATPVVKQRKGLSREAMQSGSESTKHTLGITSTSPQFRSEEKAQDRLTLSRRGSAQSSLTSMMSPLSPTRSLPFPVRRTSLGNLSVQEGSPHWSSMPNHGDPHIRRAFEAGKIGQQPINRDPGERKLSGASEVSETYLRLARSFIPQSNQHYLGLPERTHIPQFILDKVGNGHLSPTVPTPLLLSMRSSEGSPSWISPRSMENVDSRLSRGSMPEIWSQSRASSSCHGENSSPIRLELKQMSSRPLSRSLEDVLSPPKREERSIIDQRSEXNLNVDDVFAVPPSSLLPLRLPPPSPSSLSVPEQMKNMTKSVSVLQDEVSGSVASIYSGVDGDVEVKGTIRFAMNYVQKLGEFHIFVVHCRDLAVAEPKKNRSDPYVKCYLLPDKAKMGKRKASVKKKTLNPTYNEILRFKVAMETLKTQALNVSVWHNDNFGRNSFLGEVDLDLSEWDFSNTQMNDYALNARISTQSLSPSHSQSIDHRGEMRIGLRFLPQISYSKRSSKTETGEVQIWVKDCKNLPAIRGAIIDPFVKCTVLPETSKKSRQKTRVVKKTANPMFNHTMVYDDFLPDDLREACVEVTVWDHDRLTNHFIGGLRLGLGTGKSYGLEVDWMDSTSEEASLWERMMHSHNEWVEDVIPLRMLIMARGLSK from the exons ATGGCTAAGGTTCGAGACTGGTTCAGCTGGAACCTGGGAAGCAGTGACAAGCCACAGGCACAGCTCCCCCAACAACCMAGWGATGAACTAGTGACTCCTGTCGACATCATCACAGATGAGATGCCAAGTGATGCTGCCTCTAAGAAGCCATCTAGTCGTGTGTCTCCAAAGCCTCGGAGAGGGCTCCTAGGGATATTTAGTAGATGGGAAGCAAGAGAAGAGAAAATCCCTGCACCGCAAAGCCCAGTTAAAGAGGAGGTGGTCCTCTGTGAACAGAAAGAGCTTGACGTCACCACCCTGAACTTCGTCAACTGCCAGTCCACTGTGAATACTTATTCTGACCAGCAGCAAGATCTGCAAACATGTGCTACTGACAAACAGTCAGCTAAAAATGAGAAGACATCGGAGGTTAGAGAACTAGTGCTTAAAAAAGAAATAGACCAAACTCAACAGGAGCCACAGGGGAGTGCATGTGGAGTAGATACGTTACTAGATCAATTCTCCAACTTGAAATCATTTTGGGAAAGAGAAATTGGCCCTAAAATACTGCTCAGTAAACTAAGCACTGATACAATGAGGTGTGAAGTACTTGTCAGTGCTGGGGATACTTGTGACCAAAAAATGCATGATTTTGCCAAGGCTGAGACTGTTGAAGCATCATCATCTTTTCAAAATATTCAGCTTGACCTCGACACTAGTGGCATGAGAAAGTCCAATATCTTTGGAGCAATAAGCAATAATAGTAATGACTCACATATGCTGATTAACCATCCCATCTCCCAAAAGGTGGAAACCTCAGAGCAGTGTAACATAGACCACAGTGCTGCTCTATCATATGACGAAAAGTCCTCATCTTCCGTTGAAAGCAACTACATGTTAAAAACATCAGGTGACAATGGTACATTCAGGGATAAATCCATCCTTATCTCTGAAGATAATTCCAGTTCATCTGTGGGGTTGACAGTGCCTTCTCAGACAGTCCAGCCAGATGAGAAGGTGGACATTCCTTTACATGTCTCTCCACCCAGTCCCCGCACAAGCCGGCAGGGGCGTGTCCCAGTGCCCCTTGTTAGATGTTCCCTCAGTCAACAGGAAAGCAGGAAGGCCAAGATTAATAACCTCAAGTCCTTCTGGGAGAAGGAGAATAGTGGACCAAGGGTCATTGTTGGCAAACCAAAGGAGGCTTTAGATAGTCAAACCCATCCATTTTCAGAAACATCTCCAGTCCACCACTCAATTGCCACTTCTCAGTCTAGTCTAAGAACAATTGAAACTGACCTAGGGAAGRGTGACTGTGACAAGCAAAGCTCTTCCTTATACGGGGTTAAGGCCAGCGCCTCCGACTTGTCCATGACTGAAAGAATAGAAAAGGGTTTCATCAAGCGGAGTTCAAACTCATCACTGCCGAGTAGTCACTGTAGTGTTGGTCATGTTGATTCTATAAATCAGCAAGATTCATGTAAGATGGAAACAGGGCCAACCCTGTATCAAGAAAGACCCTTAAGTCCTAAAACACCTCTGCCTAGATCTGAAATTCCAAAGTGGAAAGACAAAACTGACGATGAACTGAAGAGAAGTCCTTCAAAGACCTGTCATCCAAAAGCTCTGCCCAGAGGTTCATCCAGTTTCCAAGGAGCCAGGTGTGATAGTTCTCCATTTAAATCCTTCTCCATAGACATTGCCTCACCCACAAGGGAGCATCAGGATGATCCAGAGAGAGCAACACCAGTGGTTAAACAGAGAAAAGGACTCTCACGTGAAGCAATGCAGTCAGGATCAGAGTCCACCAAACATACCCTAGGAATCACGTCTACCTCTCCACAGTTTAGATCTGAAGAGAAGGCGCAGGATCGCCTGACCTTGTCACGTAGAGGCTCGGCACAGAGCTCACTAACTTCTATGATGTCCCCGCTATCACCTACTAGGTCGCTCCCTTTCCCCGTCAGAAGGACCAGTTTAGGGAACCTAAGTGTACAGGAGGGCAGTCCTCACTGGTCCTCTATGCCAAATCATGGGGACCCGCATATAAGAAGAGCCTTTGAAGCTGGCAAGATTGGTCAACAGCCCATCAATAGGGATCCTGGTGAAAGAAAGCTTTCGGGAGCATCTGAAGTCTCTGAAACATATCTCCGCCTTGCAAGGTCTTTCATTCCCCAGAGCAATCAGCATTATTTGGGGCTCCCTGAGCGGACACACATCCCTCAGTTTATCTTAGATAAAGTGGGGAATGGCCATCTGAGTCCCACTGTCCCCACTCCATTGCTCCTGAGCATGAGAAGCAGTGAGGGGAGTCCATCTTGGATCAGTCCTAGGTCCATGGAGAATGTCGACAGTCGCTTATCCAGAGGAAGCATGCCTGAGATCTGGTCTCAATCTCGGGCAAGTTCAAGCT GTCATGGTGAGAACTCAAGCCCAATCAGGTTAGAGTTGAAACAAATGTCTTCAAGACCCTTATCCAGAAGTCTGGARGACGTTTTATCACCACCAAAAC gagaagagagaagtatAATTGACCAAAGAAGTGAAATKAATCTAAATGTGGATGATG TTTTTGCagtgcctccctcctccctccttcctctccgtctccctcctccctctccctcctccctttcagtCCCGGAGCAGATGAAGAATATGACCAAGTCGGTGTCTGTTTTGCAGGATGAG GTGAGCGGCAGTGTGGCAAGCATCTACAGTGGAGTAGATGGGGATGTGGAAGTGAAGGGAACAATCCGGTTTGCCATGAATTATGTCCAGAAGCTCGGGGAGTTCCACATCTTTGTTGTCCACTGCAGAGATCTTGCCGTGGCAGAACCCAAGAAGAACCGTTCTGATCC ATATGTGAAATGTTACCTCTTACCGGACAAAGCGAARATGGGAAAGAGAAAAGCCAGTGTGAAAAAGAAGACCTTGAACCCCACTTACAATGAGATCCTTAGg TTTAAAGTTGCCATGGAGACCCTCAAGACTCAAGCACTTAATGTCTCCGTGTGGCACAACGACAACTTTGGACGGAACAGCTTCCTTGGCGAGGTGGACTTGGATTTGTCTGAATGGGACTTTAGCAACACGCAGATGAATGATTATGCTTTGAATGCAAGG ATCTCGacacagtctctcagtccctctcaCTCCCAATCTATTGACcatagaggagagatgagaatagGATTGCGTTTCCTGCCACAGATCTCCTACA GTAAGAGGTCATCCAAAACGGAGACGGGTGAGGTGCAGATTTGGGTGAAAGACTGCAAGAACCTGCCTGCTATCAGGGGTGCGATCATTGACCCCTTCGTGAAATG CACCGTGCTTCCAGAGACGAGCAAGAAAAGCCGACAGAAGACTCGGGTGGTGAAGAAGACGGCCAACCCCATGTTCAATCACACCATGGTCTACGATGACTTTCTGCCGGACGACCTACGAGAGGCCTGCGTTGAAGTCACAGTGTGGGATCACGACCGGCTCACTAACCATTTCATTGGGGGCTTAAGGCTGGGCCTTGGAACAG GTAAAAGTTATGGGTTAGAGGTGGATTGGATGGATTCAACCTCTGAAGAAGCAAGTTTATGGGAGAGAATGATGCATTCTCACAATGAATGGGTTGAGGATGTTATACCCTTGAGAATGTTGATAATGGCAAGAGGTTTATCAAAATAA